In Monomorium pharaonis isolate MP-MQ-018 chromosome 3, ASM1337386v2, whole genome shotgun sequence, a genomic segment contains:
- the LOC118644961 gene encoding collectin-12-like: MEENMEMDDTGDDIIMAADYQEKIAALEAELRQARQQLAAANVAQPTGSKTTPEEQPTPQPEEQPNGSTESNPAPNPKSQLSQQTSTGSSGPTGPSGPSGPNGPSGPSGPSGPSRSSGQSGSNPQPSQPRTRESQNLQLQTYQPREEVATKIPSAESS, from the exons atggaagaaaacatGGAGATGGACGATACTGGAGACGATAT cattATGGCAGCagattatcaagaaaaaatagCGGCCCTGGAAGCTGAGCTACGGCAAGCGCGACAGCAGTTAGCTGCTGCAAACGTAGCTCAGCCAACAGGATCAAAAACGACGCCGGAAGAACAGCCGACCCCACAGCCAGAAGAACAGCCAAACGGGTCGACGGAGTCAAATCCTGCGCCAAATCCGAAGAGTCAACTCAGTCAGCAGACTTCTACCGGGTCGAGCGGACCAACCGGGCCGAGCGGACCAAGCGGGCCGAACGGACCAAGCGGGCCGAGCGGACCAAGCGGGCCGAGCAGATCAAGCGGGCAGAGCGGATCGAATCCACAGCCTTCACAGCCAAGGACACGAGAATCGCAGAACTTGCAGCTGCAAACATATCAACCGCGAGAGGAAGTTGCGACCAAGATAc CGAGTGCAGAATCATCATGA